In Oncorhynchus nerka isolate Pitt River unplaced genomic scaffold, Oner_Uvic_2.0 unplaced_scaffold_10___fragment_2___debris, whole genome shotgun sequence, the genomic window agttgtgatacaaacgttgggtattatgttttgatttttaatacattctaaggctggaTAATGcaactaatgatgatttgaaaaaagtaccattgaaaggcatgagctctgctttgttttttttgtgcaggctacacacttcatcagtctctcgttcacaatttgacaagcacttgataatgcatCAAATTTCCCGGTGGCATCCCCCTtttgtggccgtaatgccccctaagaaaatccatgccttttgcggccagtggcTATTGTGCCCTTGGGttgtatataataataataataataatgtactgaaaaaaaatatgaatgcaaAAATGGGAGATTTTAGAGTTACAGGTTATAGAtggaaatcagtccatttaaataaatccattaggccctaatctatggatttcacatgactggtcaggggtgcagccatgggttgGCCTGGGAGGGCATTTGTCTGTATTAAAAAACCTTTTGTGGGTAAAAACTAATTCATATTTGCTGTGCCTgggtccccagtgggtggacctggctcccaagtgggtgggcctatgccccccAGGCctacccatggctgtgcccctgcccaattatgtgaaatccatagaaagAAAAAAGTTATTTGaaatatatgaactgtaactcagtaaaatctttgaaattgttgcatgttttatatatttttattcagtatagaTGCCACCTTGATACATACAGTCTACTACTCAATGGCGAGGGCATGATGGGTAACAACACCGGGACACAGTGCCCTTTGCTCCCACTTGACAAGACTGTCTGACAACGGCGCGGGAAATAGCTACCGAGTAGCCAATATCAGGGTGACAGTCACAGTAAGCACAAGCATACATCACATGAAGCAACAGTATACCAATCATCAATACTTTGATTCAAAAACCAACAATCATCAGTTTTATAACTGAAAATGTACAGTTATTTGTAAACTAACAGTGAAAAATGACTCAGACTCTGAGTCCAAACTCTTGTGATATTGTAGCTCAATGTACGGCAGTGCCTGGTATGAAAGGAAAGAAAAACGCTCAACCTTTCCACACGCCCACTCCTTTCCCTtcaacacacccactcctttccacacgcccACTCCTTTCCCTtcaacacacccactcctttccacacggCCAAACTCCGGTCGCCATATTGGATTGCAGCTACCCCTTTCTCAGCTAGTTTTGTAACTGTGATGCTAACTAGGCTGCTTGCCTGAGACTAGCTCTCTGGAACCCAATGGTATGGAATTGTAGTCATGATAATGGCAAGCCTAAGACTCCTAGCTAATGTAAACTAACAATGCAGCTGTCTAGCCTTGTAAGGAAAATATTTTATGAATTGGATTCAGTGTTTATTACCAGATATGTCcaaaagttagctagctacatattcAGTTCATTCACATCCTTACTGTATCTGATCTTCTCTCCCTTTTCAGATCTAGTAGTTACACCATTATACTCAGCATGGCAAGTGAGCAGGAGGTATCAGCAGTCGGCAAGATTCTGGTCAACCCAAAGCAGGACCTAACAACACGGTTCAGAGCTCTCTTCACCTTGCGTAACCTGGGCGGACCAGAGGCCATCGAATGGATCAGTCAGGCTTTTGTTGATGACTCTGCTCTGTTGAAACATGAGCTGGCATACTGCCTGGGGCAAATGCAGGATGAGAGGGCCATACCCACGCTAGAGACTGTTCTAAAAGACACAACACAGGAGCCTATGGTCAGGCATGAAGCAGGTCAGTATGCCAGCTCATTAGAGTCCACTCTCATTCATGCATACCTTATTGATAAACATGTTCACAGATAACGATGATAATAGTGCTTATctaaatatttgtattttatttttatttagggGAAGCATTAGGAGCTATTGGGAACCTTAAGGTCCTTGACTTGCTGAAAGAGTACTCAGAGGACCCAGTCATCGAGGTATGGTAAAACGAGGCATATTGGAGGGAAATAGAAGTAGAGAATATGTGGAAATGAAACATTATACAGCATTTGCAGTTAGTCATATTCACTATGACCAGTACAGTTCCTGTATAGTGGTTACGACATGACTGTCCTTCTCCACCAGGTGGCAGAGACGTGCCAGTTGGCTGTTAGGCGGCTGGAGTGGCTGATATCTGGTGGGGACCATAAAGGAGAAGAGGTCACCGATGGAAACCCTTACTGTTCTGTGGACCCTGCTCCCCCAGCTCAGAGGAAGACTGTCCCTGAGCTGAGGACACAGCTCCTGGATGAGAGCCTGCCGCTGTTTGAGCGCTACAGGGCCATGTTCGCCCTCCGCAACCTGGGCACCGAGGAGGCTGTCCTGGCTCTAGGAGATGGTGAGAGATTGGCAGTCATTCTTAAACTATGCGGTCTATGGCAGTTGGCAATAAAGGATCAAATTAATAACA contains:
- the LOC115144967 gene encoding deoxyhypusine hydroxylase-like gives rise to the protein MASEQEVSAVGKILVNPKQDLTTRFRALFTLRNLGGPEAIEWISQAFVDDSALLKHELAYCLGQMQDERAIPTLETVLKDTTQEPMVRHEAGEALGAIGNLKVLDLLKEYSEDPVIEVAETCQLAVRRLEWLISGGDHKGEEVTDGNPYCSVDPAPPAQRKTVPELRTQLLDESLPLFERYRAMFALRNLGTEEAVLALGDGLQCSSALFRHEIGYVLGQIQHPASIPQLQAALELDGESAMVRHECAEALGSIGKEECMKILEHYRKDTERVVKESCEVALDMLEYENGTQFQYADGLLRLQGEQ